The following coding sequences are from one Pigmentibacter sp. JX0631 window:
- a CDS encoding deoxyribodipyrimidine photo-lyase, whose product MTFQTSLVWLRRDIRLEDNKALHDACQSSQNVILVFVFDTNILNKISNKKDKRVYFIYQSLLELNEFLEKQGKSLYVVYGNPIEEIPKIGKTFKIQCVYANKDYEPSAIERDEKVKLQLQQIGIEFKLCKDQVIFEENEVLKKDNKPYTVFTPYKNQWVKQFSQNNLIKYTYNIQKIVNKEELKNNVFPWNIAAIHFKPTDIYVQPGRKNALNYLEKFAKKINDYDTNRDFFHLSGTSFLSMHLRFGTLSIREAFAFSDKFLSKGAEVWRNELIWREFYKMILYHFPYAARSTFKKEYSKLHWDSNEEYFDRWKNGMTGFPVIDAAMRCFKETGWMHNRLRMIVASFLTKDLLLDYKKGEQYFAENLLDFDLSSNNGGWQWSASTGCDAQPYFRVFNPESQSIKFDPSGKFIRQYCPELINCDDKQIHAPFKYSNSLFALNLKYPKPIVEHDAQRLKVIKLFKLNKH is encoded by the coding sequence ATGACTTTTCAAACTTCTTTAGTTTGGCTCCGGAGAGATATTCGTTTGGAAGATAACAAAGCATTGCATGATGCATGTCAATCATCCCAAAATGTTATTCTTGTATTTGTTTTTGATACAAATATATTAAATAAAATTTCAAATAAAAAAGATAAAAGGGTTTATTTTATATATCAATCTCTGCTTGAGTTAAATGAATTTTTAGAAAAACAGGGAAAATCTTTATATGTTGTTTATGGGAATCCTATAGAAGAAATTCCTAAAATTGGAAAAACTTTTAAAATTCAATGTGTCTATGCTAATAAAGATTATGAACCTAGTGCCATTGAACGAGATGAAAAAGTAAAACTTCAATTGCAACAAATAGGTATTGAGTTTAAATTATGTAAAGATCAGGTAATATTTGAAGAAAATGAAGTATTAAAAAAAGATAATAAACCTTACACAGTATTTACGCCATATAAAAACCAATGGGTAAAGCAGTTTTCGCAAAATAATCTTATTAAATATACTTATAATATTCAAAAAATTGTAAATAAAGAGGAATTAAAAAATAATGTTTTTCCTTGGAATATTGCAGCTATTCATTTTAAACCAACTGATATCTATGTTCAGCCTGGTAGAAAAAATGCTTTAAATTACTTAGAAAAATTTGCCAAAAAAATAAATGATTATGATACAAATAGGGACTTTTTCCATCTTTCAGGAACTTCATTCCTTTCTATGCATTTAAGATTTGGTACGTTATCTATTCGTGAAGCTTTTGCATTTTCTGACAAATTTCTATCTAAAGGAGCAGAAGTCTGGCGGAACGAACTTATTTGGCGAGAATTTTATAAAATGATTCTTTACCATTTTCCGTATGCTGCACGTAGTACATTTAAAAAAGAGTACTCTAAATTACATTGGGATAGTAATGAAGAATATTTTGACCGTTGGAAAAATGGGATGACTGGTTTTCCTGTAATAGATGCAGCTATGCGCTGTTTTAAAGAAACTGGTTGGATGCATAATCGGTTAAGAATGATTGTTGCATCTTTTCTAACAAAAGATTTACTTCTTGATTATAAAAAAGGTGAACAATATTTTGCAGAAAATCTATTAGATTTTGATTTATCATCTAATAATGGGGGATGGCAGTGGAGTGCTTCCACTGGCTGTGATGCGCAACCGTATTTTCGTGTTTTTAATCCCGAATCACAATCAATAAAATTTGATCCCAGTGGGAAGTTTATTCGACAATATTGTCCAGAATTAATCAATTGTGATGATAAACAAATTCATGCTCCATTTAAGTATAGTAATAGTTTATTTGCCCTTAATTTGAAATATCCAAAACCTATTGTAGAACATGATGCCCAGCGCTTAAAAGTAATAAAGTTATTTAAATTAAATAAACATTAA
- a CDS encoding septum formation initiator family protein codes for MNTNNTYPSVFSKRFQTLARWVVVVVLWLIIASIAIGKAGISNFMELLNEKEILVQTIMELQIQNQNLEEKIANLKTSPEKQARYLKENFGYIEQDEYIFQFSNKNPFEFGTKEKKTEKNSIISADVP; via the coding sequence ATGAATACAAATAATACTTACCCCTCAGTTTTTTCAAAAAGATTCCAAACTTTAGCGCGTTGGGTTGTGGTTGTTGTTCTTTGGTTGATCATTGCCTCAATCGCAATTGGTAAGGCTGGTATTTCAAATTTTATGGAATTACTGAATGAAAAAGAAATTTTAGTACAAACAATCATGGAACTCCAAATTCAGAATCAAAATTTAGAAGAAAAAATTGCAAATTTAAAAACTTCTCCAGAAAAACAGGCTCGTTACCTTAAAGAAAATTTTGGGTATATAGAACAAGATGAATATATTTTCCAATTTAGCAATAAAAATCCTTTTGAATTTGGCACAAAAGAGAAAAAAACAGAAAAAAATTCAATTATTTCTGCTGACGTACCATAA
- a CDS encoding amino acid--tRNA ligase-related protein — protein sequence MNLKSKRHLTLQNLFELKRISSIQERVSSGRVFYKENILGLTDETGILWPIGKHDYLLTYTLNSGDWISFKCKINKIEELSNIGDENYFFQINEIIDVVENKSEWINSKLDSPLPNEKELQKLVISTHPFISNFLPNKTKKRFQLLNKRNRALERTYSFFKNRGFFNIETPTLVPSGGVEVYLNSFNTSYIDHRNKPWPIQLPTSPEFALKKILTEGVEKIFQLSRAYRNNGEVAKFHEPEFIMLEWYRANANLSDIMEDTQNLVNVLAELLGSTKDLPKQWPVFRVDDLFKKQLNLNLDHLQDRDQFYEQAKNLSHSITIKDDWDTIFYKLFMEKIEPFLFTQKACFVSHYPIQMCALASQEKIKAADGKILKKPYVERMEAYLFGTEICNGYFELNDSNIFQERFATTQKLRPDVLMDFGFKNAMLFGLPNCAGNALGIDRVIAILLDLDNISSLYPIPFLSQFPPDTVAWE from the coding sequence ATGAATTTAAAGAGTAAAAGACATCTAACATTACAAAATTTATTTGAGTTGAAAAGAATTTCTTCTATTCAAGAAAGAGTTTCTTCAGGAAGAGTCTTTTATAAAGAAAATATTCTTGGACTTACTGATGAAACAGGAATTCTTTGGCCGATTGGAAAACATGATTATTTGCTAACCTATACTTTAAATTCTGGTGATTGGATTTCTTTTAAATGCAAAATAAATAAGATTGAAGAACTTTCTAATATTGGAGATGAAAATTATTTTTTCCAAATTAATGAAATAATTGATGTTGTAGAGAACAAAAGCGAATGGATTAATTCTAAATTAGATTCTCCTCTTCCAAATGAAAAAGAATTACAAAAACTAGTTATTTCAACCCATCCTTTTATTTCAAATTTTTTACCTAACAAAACAAAGAAAAGATTCCAACTTCTTAATAAAAGAAACAGAGCTTTGGAAAGAACTTATTCTTTTTTTAAAAATAGGGGTTTTTTTAATATTGAAACACCAACCTTAGTACCAAGTGGTGGTGTAGAAGTTTATTTAAATTCATTTAATACGTCTTATATTGATCATCGGAACAAACCTTGGCCAATCCAATTGCCGACTAGCCCTGAATTTGCGCTTAAAAAAATTTTAACAGAAGGAGTAGAAAAAATATTCCAATTGTCAAGAGCCTATAGAAATAACGGGGAAGTTGCCAAATTTCATGAACCTGAATTTATTATGCTTGAATGGTATCGAGCTAATGCAAATTTAAGTGACATAATGGAAGATACGCAAAATCTTGTTAATGTTTTAGCTGAATTGTTAGGATCAACAAAAGATCTCCCAAAACAATGGCCTGTTTTTAGAGTAGATGATTTATTCAAAAAGCAGTTAAATTTAAATTTAGATCATTTACAAGATAGAGATCAATTTTACGAGCAAGCAAAAAATCTAAGTCACTCAATAACTATAAAAGATGATTGGGATACAATATTTTATAAGCTGTTTATGGAAAAAATAGAACCTTTTTTGTTTACCCAAAAAGCTTGTTTCGTTAGTCATTATCCTATTCAAATGTGCGCACTCGCCAGTCAAGAAAAAATAAAAGCGGCTGACGGTAAAATATTAAAAAAACCATATGTTGAAAGAATGGAAGCTTATTTATTTGGAACCGAAATTTGCAATGGATACTTTGAATTAAATGATTCAAACATTTTTCAAGAACGTTTTGCAACAACCCAAAAGTTGCGGCCAGATGTTTTGATGGATTTTGGTTTTAAAAATGCAATGTTATTTGGTTTACCAAATTGCGCTGGAAATGCCCTTGGTATAGACAGAGTTATTGCCATTTTACTAGATTTGGACAATATTTCTTCTCTGTATCCCATTCCTTTTTTAAGTCAGTTTCCCCCTGATACCGTTGCTTGGGAATAA
- a CDS encoding AAA family ATPase yields MKKIKSTDTRTSLTQNLLAIREKEFPANFKIQKTSLLFRRLTTDEVYRSCEEKLVETEKLKKMEPNYDIISQVRAVRAINLGLGIQKPGYNIYVAGVQGTGKTSVIRTFLKKTAEKCSTPGDWIYVYNFKNPESPHAMELKTGIAKRFKKQMDELMEQLTVELVDAFQSEEYETNVNSTVNVSNEKKAKLFSELEKAAKAKNFGVKSTRMGIVTVPIVEGKPLSEKDYSDLNEEQKEKIESERNLLEPEVLDFARKVRAIENETKNKLEELQSELGDYVVSQALIPFLKEYEHEKNVLEYLDEVKNHLLENLNDFLPDDEDGEGEGEDTVAPSSYHLKKGDPHLPYRINVFVDNTEIKGAPIIIENNPTFYNLFGKIEKNIEYGVYTTDFKMIKAGSLARANGGYLVLNALDVLRAPHVWDTLKRVMKNQKLFIEDLGEQYSILATSGLRPEPIPLNVKIILIGSDWIYRMLYQHDEDFNKIFKIKADFDAQMDRSQKTIHDYVEFISTRTKVENLLPFDESGIAAIIEFGSRIVDDQDKLTTRFSLIKDITIEADYIAKEQKSKKVTRKDVEKAIEERYSRSSAIEDHIIEMLERKDIIISTNSRRVGEINGLAVYSLGDLSFGVPTRITCRTYKGKPGILNIEREASLSGKLHNKGVSILTSWINATFAKKQAAHIAATICFEQNYNGVDGDSATLAELCLVLSSIANIPIDQGIGVTGSVNQFGEIQPIGGVNEKIEGFFKTCKLQGLTGRQGCIIPVQNIKHLMLNRDVREAIEKEQFHIWPVAKVEEAFELLTGFTAGKWEEKKSQFEDGTAFHTIYKILHEKVKKTPSKRTTAKKSPPKKKVTRKK; encoded by the coding sequence ATGAAAAAAATAAAATCCACGGATACAAGAACTTCTCTTACGCAAAATTTATTAGCAATAAGAGAAAAAGAATTCCCAGCAAATTTTAAGATCCAAAAGACATCATTGTTATTTCGTCGTCTCACAACTGATGAAGTTTATCGTTCTTGTGAAGAAAAGCTTGTTGAAACTGAAAAACTTAAAAAAATGGAACCAAATTACGACATCATCTCACAAGTGAGGGCAGTAAGAGCCATTAATTTAGGACTAGGTATACAAAAACCTGGATACAATATTTATGTTGCAGGGGTTCAAGGAACTGGAAAAACAAGTGTTATAAGAACTTTCTTGAAAAAAACAGCTGAAAAATGCTCGACTCCAGGAGACTGGATTTATGTTTACAACTTTAAAAATCCAGAATCACCGCATGCTATGGAACTCAAAACAGGAATAGCTAAACGCTTTAAAAAGCAAATGGATGAGTTAATGGAGCAATTAACTGTTGAGCTTGTTGATGCTTTTCAATCAGAAGAGTACGAAACAAACGTGAATTCTACAGTGAATGTTAGCAATGAAAAAAAAGCAAAATTATTTAGTGAATTAGAAAAAGCAGCTAAAGCCAAAAACTTTGGTGTGAAATCAACTCGAATGGGAATTGTTACCGTTCCAATAGTTGAGGGCAAACCTTTAAGCGAAAAAGATTATTCTGATCTAAATGAAGAACAAAAAGAAAAAATAGAATCAGAAAGAAATTTATTAGAACCTGAAGTATTAGATTTTGCAAGAAAAGTAAGAGCAATTGAAAATGAAACCAAAAATAAATTAGAAGAATTGCAATCTGAACTTGGAGATTATGTTGTTAGCCAAGCATTAATTCCATTTTTAAAAGAATATGAACACGAAAAAAATGTTTTAGAATATCTCGATGAAGTTAAAAATCATTTGCTAGAAAATTTAAATGATTTTTTACCTGACGATGAAGACGGTGAGGGAGAAGGAGAAGACACTGTAGCTCCTTCTTCTTATCACCTAAAAAAAGGCGATCCACATTTGCCTTATCGCATCAATGTTTTTGTTGATAATACAGAAATAAAAGGTGCACCAATTATTATAGAAAATAATCCAACTTTTTATAATTTATTTGGAAAAATTGAGAAAAATATTGAGTATGGAGTTTACACCACCGACTTTAAAATGATTAAAGCCGGATCCCTTGCAAGAGCAAATGGTGGTTATTTGGTTTTAAATGCCTTAGATGTTTTACGTGCACCTCATGTTTGGGACACTTTAAAAAGAGTCATGAAAAATCAAAAATTATTTATTGAAGACTTAGGCGAACAATATAGTATTCTTGCGACTAGTGGCTTAAGACCTGAGCCAATTCCCCTAAATGTAAAAATTATTCTGATTGGATCTGATTGGATTTATAGAATGCTTTATCAACATGATGAAGATTTTAATAAAATTTTTAAAATTAAAGCTGATTTTGATGCTCAAATGGATCGCTCACAAAAAACTATCCATGATTATGTAGAATTTATTTCTACCCGTACAAAAGTTGAGAATTTATTACCTTTTGATGAAAGTGGTATTGCAGCAATTATAGAATTCGGTAGCAGAATTGTTGATGACCAAGATAAATTAACAACAAGATTTAGTTTAATAAAAGATATTACAATTGAAGCAGATTATATTGCAAAAGAGCAAAAAAGTAAAAAAGTAACAAGAAAAGATGTTGAAAAAGCTATCGAGGAACGCTATTCACGTTCATCAGCAATTGAAGATCACATCATTGAAATGTTAGAACGAAAAGACATTATAATTTCTACTAACTCTAGACGGGTAGGTGAAATAAATGGACTAGCTGTTTATTCTTTAGGTGATTTATCATTTGGCGTACCCACAAGAATTACTTGCAGAACTTACAAAGGTAAACCAGGAATACTTAATATTGAGCGAGAGGCTTCTTTATCAGGAAAATTACACAATAAAGGTGTTAGTATTTTAACAAGTTGGATCAATGCAACCTTTGCAAAAAAACAAGCAGCACATATTGCAGCTACTATTTGTTTTGAGCAAAACTATAATGGTGTTGATGGAGATTCTGCTACTTTAGCAGAATTGTGCCTTGTACTTTCTTCGATAGCTAATATCCCAATAGATCAGGGTATCGGCGTAACTGGATCAGTAAATCAATTTGGGGAAATCCAACCTATTGGTGGAGTTAATGAAAAAATCGAAGGATTTTTCAAAACTTGTAAATTACAAGGATTAACTGGAAGACAGGGTTGTATTATTCCTGTGCAAAATATTAAACATCTCATGCTTAATCGAGATGTACGCGAAGCAATCGAAAAAGAACAATTTCATATCTGGCCTGTAGCAAAGGTTGAAGAAGCTTTTGAATTACTTACTGGTTTTACCGCTGGAAAATGGGAAGAAAAGAAATCACAATTTGAAGATGGTACAGCATTTCATACTATATATAAAATTTTACATGAAAAAGTTAAAAAAACTCCAAGTAAAAGAACAACTGCAAAGAAATCTCCTCCAAAAAAGAAAGTAACACGTAAGAAATAA
- a CDS encoding RecQ family ATP-dependent DNA helicase — translation METEFVKKCEEFAKKNFLLSNLRPAQKEVLSLIHNKKFVLATLPTGAGKTLLYSLPALFFEEQPVLVISPLISLMRDQERRMESAQICSAIFTSEQTEEERKLAWKKVKAGEAKIIFASPERFVLPSFLNSVVKLNLSMVVVDEAHCVVSWGHQFRPEYAEIGKILTKINPPRILALTATASRNSRQDIIKKVFPSVTEVFEYTSNPIGQNIIVESKRVFSTDEQWDSLESIIDDSSSKKTLVYFQSRKLCEEATRKFKKLKMNAITYHAGLGKQERKYAEQYIQETDKKVVICATTAFGMGVDIAGIQLVVVFGFPSNIEEFFQMLGRAGRSGEISHGVLLWTGADPIRRSYQFKASFPEPSIFLEQCSQFLKYMPSQFGESLFVTKSELLLKVKTKKVENKEKTLESIFAGMRICQVLEDTRIGENYFSLKLNQSKTFADILTILPEGVTKRKKVLDGVTTLVESNWMLIKGAQIVLSYKMLQDACEYSEETCEQVFLYYQEQKMLTFVKISQDDARNGVILKNGYVHLQKEIPRYISARSHFHASLRELEHLSTATSCRLADSFEFFASRKIQGASKGLWRCMQCDICIRKRTE, via the coding sequence ATGGAAACTGAATTTGTAAAAAAATGTGAAGAATTTGCTAAGAAAAACTTTTTGTTATCTAATTTAAGACCAGCACAAAAAGAAGTTCTTTCATTAATTCACAATAAAAAATTTGTCTTAGCAACTTTACCAACTGGAGCAGGAAAAACATTACTATACTCCCTTCCTGCATTATTTTTTGAAGAACAACCGGTACTTGTTATAAGTCCCTTAATTTCATTAATGCGTGACCAAGAAAGACGAATGGAATCTGCGCAAATTTGTTCAGCAATTTTTACTTCTGAACAAACTGAAGAAGAAAGAAAACTTGCTTGGAAGAAAGTAAAAGCAGGAGAAGCAAAAATTATTTTCGCATCTCCTGAGAGATTTGTATTGCCTTCTTTTTTAAATTCAGTGGTAAAACTAAATTTAAGTATGGTTGTTGTAGATGAAGCACATTGCGTTGTTTCATGGGGACATCAATTTAGACCAGAATATGCCGAAATTGGAAAAATTTTAACTAAAATAAATCCTCCAAGAATCCTTGCTCTTACTGCAACTGCAAGTAGAAATAGCAGGCAAGACATTATTAAAAAAGTTTTTCCTAGCGTCACTGAAGTATTTGAATACACGTCAAATCCCATTGGACAAAATATTATAGTAGAAAGTAAAAGAGTTTTTTCTACGGATGAACAATGGGATAGTCTAGAAAGCATTATTGACGATAGCTCTTCAAAAAAAACTTTGGTTTATTTTCAAAGTAGAAAGCTCTGTGAAGAGGCTACCCGAAAATTTAAAAAATTAAAAATGAATGCGATAACCTATCATGCTGGTCTTGGAAAACAGGAAAGAAAATATGCAGAACAGTATATTCAAGAAACTGATAAAAAAGTAGTTATATGTGCAACGACGGCTTTTGGGATGGGAGTGGATATTGCCGGAATTCAACTCGTCGTAGTGTTTGGATTCCCAAGTAACATAGAAGAGTTTTTTCAAATGCTAGGTCGCGCTGGTAGAAGTGGAGAAATTTCGCATGGCGTTTTACTCTGGACAGGTGCTGATCCCATTCGCAGATCCTATCAATTTAAAGCTTCTTTTCCAGAACCTTCAATATTTTTAGAGCAATGTTCTCAGTTTCTTAAATATATGCCTTCTCAATTTGGTGAAAGTCTCTTTGTCACAAAATCGGAATTATTGCTCAAAGTAAAAACTAAAAAAGTAGAAAATAAAGAAAAAACCTTGGAAAGTATTTTTGCGGGAATGCGCATATGTCAAGTTTTGGAGGATACAAGAATAGGAGAAAATTATTTTTCTCTTAAACTAAATCAGTCAAAAACTTTTGCAGACATATTAACAATCCTACCAGAAGGAGTTACAAAAAGAAAAAAAGTTTTAGATGGGGTAACAACTTTAGTAGAATCAAACTGGATGTTAATAAAAGGAGCACAAATTGTTCTATCCTATAAAATGCTTCAAGATGCTTGCGAGTATTCAGAAGAAACTTGTGAACAAGTTTTTTTATACTATCAAGAACAAAAAATGTTAACATTTGTTAAAATAAGTCAGGATGATGCAAGGAATGGTGTAATCTTAAAAAATGGCTATGTACATTTACAAAAAGAAATACCTAGATATATTTCAGCACGTAGCCATTTTCATGCAAGCTTGCGTGAACTTGAACACCTATCCACAGCTACATCATGTAGACTTGCAGATAGTTTTGAATTCTTTGCTTCACGAAAAATTCAAGGAGCTTCAAAAGGTCTTTGGCGTTGTATGCAATGCGATATATGTATCAGAAAGAGGACGGAATGA
- a CDS encoding DUF3299 domain-containing protein, giving the protein MKLIYKIVIISVAGISIGFALVAFFTKETAKTINAEISMNKVTNIDWKDLQSLDLKSGDIPQELKKINGTTIKIPGFIIPLEDNQDFVQEFLFVPTPMACIHVPPPPPNQIIHVKMASGKKAKMSFGPVWLIGKFIISESANKFTKTYFEMIGSATETYMQQ; this is encoded by the coding sequence ATGAAGTTGATTTATAAAATAGTCATAATTTCCGTCGCAGGGATTTCTATAGGTTTTGCTTTAGTTGCTTTTTTTACAAAAGAGACTGCTAAAACTATTAATGCAGAAATAAGCATGAATAAAGTAACGAATATCGATTGGAAAGATCTCCAATCCCTAGATTTGAAATCTGGAGATATTCCTCAAGAACTAAAAAAAATAAATGGAACTACAATAAAAATTCCTGGTTTTATTATTCCACTCGAAGATAATCAAGATTTTGTTCAAGAATTTCTTTTTGTACCGACACCTATGGCTTGTATTCATGTTCCACCACCCCCACCAAATCAAATTATTCATGTAAAAATGGCAAGTGGAAAAAAAGCAAAAATGTCGTTTGGTCCTGTCTGGCTTATTGGTAAATTTATTATATCTGAAAGCGCCAACAAATTTACAAAAACTTATTTTGAAATGATTGGTTCTGCAACAGAAACCTATATGCAGCAATAA
- a CDS encoding cache domain-containing protein, producing the protein MFKKKGIKYKILLNSFISILIFSIFLVWLTITYWNLLLSSKKEKLQSIVEVASTVVKYYTEEEKKGALSKQEAQKRAKADINAIRYSGNEYVFITNSKAYQVLNPVKPELTGKDMSEFKDPTGLKLYVEIAKVAMASGTGYIEYMFPKAGSTTPTKKISYINYFPDWDWIVGTGLYIDDAYAALYYFIKVLLIDCFICIVSLIIIGIFFASSVQKPLKEVCHSLLKSSIELQEKSIVLQESSSRVKNYSKEQESSIQMTAAAISQITSMIGKTTELTTHSAKLANDISQKAGEGEISMKNMISSMQAIYEASSKLKEIESIINQIESKAQVITEIVAKTELLSLNASIEAARAGEHGKGFSVVAEEVGNLAHTSGKSSDEIRTLLQQSREHVQKILKETLSRISDGQNRTAKVSESFINIVEGIKNINQQMGQISDATKEQEIGVKQIANAMGQLDQLALKNTTESEKSLEVTNVIQNESSNLKVVVEKTENVVFGFRKKTA; encoded by the coding sequence ATGTTTAAGAAAAAAGGGATTAAATATAAGATATTGCTTAATAGTTTTATTTCTATTTTAATTTTCTCAATATTTCTAGTTTGGTTGACTATTACTTACTGGAATTTACTCCTAAGTAGTAAGAAAGAAAAATTACAAAGTATAGTTGAAGTTGCATCAACAGTTGTTAAGTATTATACAGAAGAAGAAAAAAAAGGAGCATTAAGTAAACAAGAAGCCCAAAAAAGAGCAAAGGCTGATATTAATGCCATAAGATATTCAGGAAATGAATATGTTTTTATTACAAATTCTAAAGCGTATCAAGTATTAAATCCCGTGAAACCTGAACTTACCGGAAAAGATATGTCCGAGTTCAAAGATCCTACTGGTTTGAAATTATATGTAGAAATTGCAAAAGTAGCAATGGCTTCAGGTACTGGATATATTGAATATATGTTTCCAAAAGCGGGTTCTACTACTCCGACTAAAAAAATATCATATATAAATTATTTTCCAGATTGGGATTGGATTGTAGGAACTGGTTTATATATTGATGATGCTTATGCAGCTCTTTATTATTTTATTAAAGTTTTATTAATCGATTGTTTTATCTGTATTGTTTCTTTAATTATTATTGGAATATTTTTTGCTTCTTCAGTTCAAAAACCTTTAAAAGAAGTTTGTCATTCATTGCTAAAATCATCGATTGAATTACAAGAAAAAAGCATTGTATTACAGGAGTCTAGTAGTAGAGTAAAAAACTATTCAAAAGAACAAGAATCATCTATTCAAATGACTGCCGCAGCAATTTCACAAATCACAAGCATGATTGGAAAAACAACTGAGCTCACAACGCATTCAGCAAAACTTGCGAATGATATATCCCAAAAAGCAGGAGAAGGAGAAATATCAATGAAAAATATGATTTCTTCTATGCAAGCAATATATGAAGCAAGTTCCAAATTAAAAGAAATAGAAAGCATTATTAATCAAATAGAAAGTAAAGCCCAAGTAATTACTGAAATTGTGGCCAAAACTGAGCTTTTATCTTTGAATGCCTCAATTGAAGCGGCGCGTGCAGGCGAACATGGAAAAGGATTTTCAGTCGTAGCGGAAGAAGTTGGAAATTTAGCGCACACAAGTGGAAAATCTTCAGATGAAATAAGAACATTATTGCAACAAAGTCGTGAACATGTGCAAAAGATATTAAAAGAAACTTTGTCAAGAATTTCTGATGGACAAAATCGAACAGCAAAAGTATCTGAATCATTTATAAATATTGTGGAAGGAATTAAAAATATTAATCAACAAATGGGACAAATTTCTGATGCGACGAAAGAACAAGAAATTGGTGTAAAGCAAATTGCGAATGCTATGGGGCAACTAGATCAATTAGCGCTAAAAAATACCACTGAATCTGAAAAATCATTAGAAGTAACAAATGTGATTCAAAATGAAAGTAGCAATTTAAAAGTAGTTGTGGAAAAGACTGAAAATGTAGTTTTTGGTTTTAGAAAAAAAACAGCATAA